One segment of Phragmites australis chromosome 13, lpPhrAust1.1, whole genome shotgun sequence DNA contains the following:
- the LOC133888627 gene encoding transcription factor bHLH129-like isoform X3 translates to MDPPPQRGRSRYGGSAQGQQFPFVVDPSEAAAGAVRAFFPAPAAGGEPSSSSSAERALGQQQHQYGAEISLGHAHGMHHYHQFGVEAGKDGGGSSGSLPRQSSSPPGFFSSPVVDNGFPSARVGIGGGGEVHHAMSSYNKKMKSPMNLARQGTLPQISEDGIPDDLTENMHGIGHPEENITTNNVVRSFSGGFTIGSWEDSNSIAFSNPTSKAGIHNNDDIIATLSNYELQFGVMKETLGVDKHLQMQQDQVPFRVRAKRGCATHPRSIAERERRTRISEKLRKLQALVPNMDKQTSTADMLDLAVEHIRGLQSQLEHR, encoded by the exons ATGGACCCGCCGCCACAGCGGGGCCGCTCGCGCTATGGCGGCTCGGCGCAGGGCCAGCAGTTCCCGTTCGTCGTTGATCCCTCGGAGGCGGCGGCTGGGGCCGTGAGGGCGTTCTTCCCGGCGCCTGCAGCGGGTGGGgagccgtcgtcgtcgtcgtctgcGGAGCGCGCGCtggggcagcagcagcaccagtACGGCGCAGAGATCTCGCTGGGGCACGCGCACGGGATGCATCATTACCATCAGTTCGGCGTGGAGGCCGGGAAGGACGGCGGGGGTTCGTCGGGGTCGCTGCCGCGGCAAAGCAGCTCGCCGCCGGGGTTCTTCTCGAGCCCCGTCGTGGATAACG GTTTTCCAAGTGCAAGAGTAGGAattggaggaggtggtgaggtTCACCATGCGATGAGTAGTTATAACAAGAAGATGAAGTCCCCCATGAACTTAGCTAGGCAAGGTACGCTCCCTCAAATCTCTGAGGATGGGATCCCGGACGACCTCACTGAAAATATGCATGGTATTGGCCACCCTGAAGAAAACATCACCACCAACAATGTGGTCCGCTCCTTCTCCGGTGGCTTCACAATTGGATCATGGGAGGATTCAAATTCTATTGCATTCTCCAATCCGACAAGCAAAGCAGGAATACACAACAATGATGATATCATCGCCACCCTTAGTAATTATGAATTGCAG TTTGGTGTGATGAAGGAGACGTTGGGCGTAGATAAACACCTGCAGATGCAGCAAGACCAGGTGCCATTCAGAGTACGAGCCAAGCGTGGATGTGCCACACACCCAAGGAGCATCGCAGAGCGG GAGCGAAGAACAAGGATTAGCGAGAAGCTCAGGAAGTTGCAGGCCCTTGTGCCTAACATGGACAAG CAAACGAGTACCGCAGACATGCTGGATTTAGCAGTTGAGCACATCAGGGGACTGCAGAGCCAGCTGGAG CATCGTTAA
- the LOC133888627 gene encoding transcription factor bHLH80-like isoform X2, with product MDPPPQRGRSRYGGSAQGQQFPFVVDPSEAAAGAVRAFFPAPAAGGEPSSSSSAERALGQQQHQYGAEISLGHAHGMHHYHQFGVEAGKDGGGSSGSLPRQSSSPPGFFSSPVVDNGFPSARVGIGGGGEVHHAMSSYNKKMKSPMNLARQGTLPQISEDGIPDDLTENMHGIGHPEENITTNNVVRSFSGGFTIGSWEDSNSIAFSNPTSKAGIHNNDDIIATLSNYELQFGVMKETLGVDKHLQMQQDQVPFRVRAKRGCATHPRSIAERERRTRISEKLRKLQALVPNMDKQTSTADMLDLAVEHIRGLQSQLEDLKEEKEKCTCRGDRLSRN from the exons ATGGACCCGCCGCCACAGCGGGGCCGCTCGCGCTATGGCGGCTCGGCGCAGGGCCAGCAGTTCCCGTTCGTCGTTGATCCCTCGGAGGCGGCGGCTGGGGCCGTGAGGGCGTTCTTCCCGGCGCCTGCAGCGGGTGGGgagccgtcgtcgtcgtcgtctgcGGAGCGCGCGCtggggcagcagcagcaccagtACGGCGCAGAGATCTCGCTGGGGCACGCGCACGGGATGCATCATTACCATCAGTTCGGCGTGGAGGCCGGGAAGGACGGCGGGGGTTCGTCGGGGTCGCTGCCGCGGCAAAGCAGCTCGCCGCCGGGGTTCTTCTCGAGCCCCGTCGTGGATAACG GTTTTCCAAGTGCAAGAGTAGGAattggaggaggtggtgaggtTCACCATGCGATGAGTAGTTATAACAAGAAGATGAAGTCCCCCATGAACTTAGCTAGGCAAGGTACGCTCCCTCAAATCTCTGAGGATGGGATCCCGGACGACCTCACTGAAAATATGCATGGTATTGGCCACCCTGAAGAAAACATCACCACCAACAATGTGGTCCGCTCCTTCTCCGGTGGCTTCACAATTGGATCATGGGAGGATTCAAATTCTATTGCATTCTCCAATCCGACAAGCAAAGCAGGAATACACAACAATGATGATATCATCGCCACCCTTAGTAATTATGAATTGCAG TTTGGTGTGATGAAGGAGACGTTGGGCGTAGATAAACACCTGCAGATGCAGCAAGACCAGGTGCCATTCAGAGTACGAGCCAAGCGTGGATGTGCCACACACCCAAGGAGCATCGCAGAGCGG GAGCGAAGAACAAGGATTAGCGAGAAGCTCAGGAAGTTGCAGGCCCTTGTGCCTAACATGGACAAG CAAACGAGTACCGCAGACATGCTGGATTTAGCAGTTGAGCACATCAGGGGACTGCAGAGCCAGCTGGAG GATCtcaaggaagagaaggagaagtgCACCTGCCGCGGCGATCGGCTATCCAGGAATTGA
- the LOC133888627 gene encoding transcription factor bHLH129-like isoform X1, which translates to MDPPPQRGRSRYGGSAQGQQFPFVVDPSEAAAGAVRAFFPAPAAGGEPSSSSSAERALGQQQHQYGAEISLGHAHGMHHYHQFGVEAGKDGGGSSGSLPRQSSSPPGFFSSPVVDNGFPSARVGIGGGGEVHHAMSSYNKKMKSPMNLARQGTLPQISEDGIPDDLTENMHGIGHPEENITTNNVVRSFSGGFTIGSWEDSNSIAFSNPTSKAGIHNNDDIIATLSNYELQFGVMKETLGVDKHLQMQQDQVPFRVRAKRGCATHPRSIAERERRTRISEKLRKLQALVPNMDKQTSTADMLDLAVEHIRGLQSQLEVCNFRKFAVRKMWQLCATLVCNSELQYHMHFSRLVEQ; encoded by the exons ATGGACCCGCCGCCACAGCGGGGCCGCTCGCGCTATGGCGGCTCGGCGCAGGGCCAGCAGTTCCCGTTCGTCGTTGATCCCTCGGAGGCGGCGGCTGGGGCCGTGAGGGCGTTCTTCCCGGCGCCTGCAGCGGGTGGGgagccgtcgtcgtcgtcgtctgcGGAGCGCGCGCtggggcagcagcagcaccagtACGGCGCAGAGATCTCGCTGGGGCACGCGCACGGGATGCATCATTACCATCAGTTCGGCGTGGAGGCCGGGAAGGACGGCGGGGGTTCGTCGGGGTCGCTGCCGCGGCAAAGCAGCTCGCCGCCGGGGTTCTTCTCGAGCCCCGTCGTGGATAACG GTTTTCCAAGTGCAAGAGTAGGAattggaggaggtggtgaggtTCACCATGCGATGAGTAGTTATAACAAGAAGATGAAGTCCCCCATGAACTTAGCTAGGCAAGGTACGCTCCCTCAAATCTCTGAGGATGGGATCCCGGACGACCTCACTGAAAATATGCATGGTATTGGCCACCCTGAAGAAAACATCACCACCAACAATGTGGTCCGCTCCTTCTCCGGTGGCTTCACAATTGGATCATGGGAGGATTCAAATTCTATTGCATTCTCCAATCCGACAAGCAAAGCAGGAATACACAACAATGATGATATCATCGCCACCCTTAGTAATTATGAATTGCAG TTTGGTGTGATGAAGGAGACGTTGGGCGTAGATAAACACCTGCAGATGCAGCAAGACCAGGTGCCATTCAGAGTACGAGCCAAGCGTGGATGTGCCACACACCCAAGGAGCATCGCAGAGCGG GAGCGAAGAACAAGGATTAGCGAGAAGCTCAGGAAGTTGCAGGCCCTTGTGCCTAACATGGACAAG CAAACGAGTACCGCAGACATGCTGGATTTAGCAGTTGAGCACATCAGGGGACTGCAGAGCCAGCTGGAGGTATGTAATTTTCGTAAATTTGCGGTCAGAAAAATGTGGCAGCTTTGTGCTACTTTAGTTTGCAACTCTGAATTGCAATACCACATGCATTTCTCCCGGCTAGTGGAGCAGTGA